Within the Scomber scombrus chromosome 4, fScoSco1.1, whole genome shotgun sequence genome, the region CAGCCGTCCACAAACCGGCACTCTTATATTAAAACAGGGGTGTTATTGCACTACATGGATCATCCAAACACATCAGTCTGCCATGCAAAGATTTATTGCCCCATATTCCTTTACAGCCCAACCAGATGCCCGCCACtaaacatcagcagcagaggaacAGATGCTGCAACATCCATATGCAGTATTAACAGTGGATACttaattataaaatacatgttgttTTGCAGCAGTTAATCGGCTCCTGGCACAGTTTATGAACACTTGAAACTTGCAGCAGCActtataaataaaagaagagcTGCTGGTTTAGCGACTTATTTGCCTCCTAACAAACCAAATTGGTGTTCTCAGTTTTATTCAAACACTTGCTCAGCAGGTATGTTGGCCTGTGGTTAACGATTAGGGAGCTCTGATCCTCGGCTGATAAAGAACAAGAGACAATACACTTAAATATTTGCCCACACCTCTTTCCCTCACTTCTCTTGGTTTGTGAAATACAAGATAAGCCAGAGGAATCATCCCCTGATTGCGTAAACCTATGTGTTGAGAAAAAGTGCTGTCATACCAGGCTGTTTTTTGACTGTCAGCTTAACATGGAGCTCAGTGTGAGGGACAAGACGATGAAAACTGAGAGTTAAAGTCTTCTTTTTTGGTATTCTTCTCATTTTGATTGTTCACAATGGAAAGAGACAGGTGGGATAGGAGAGGTGTAGACAAGTCTCCCAAAGACAACTTATGCCAACTGAGTCACCAGGTTGCcccttaaaatgacaaaaaggctttacatactgtttattgCTGTAGTTATGTCTCTCACTCCATGATAGAATATAATAATGGATCTCCATTGAGAAGCTCTTGCCtgtgaaaagttcaaattttgtatgaatatttctaaatgttttcttGTAGATAAATGGTCGTTACATGTTACAGGTAAGATCAGGAGAAGTGACAACAACTTAAAACTAAATGATATAATCTTAAATgtcttagacatttttttttttttaccatgaacAGTCACAGAGGTCACACACTTAAGCTTTGATGGAATTTTAAAACAAACCATTGGTGTAAGGTAATACATAAATGCCACGTGGctcaagaaaacaaatattatacTATCATTCATCATTGTTCAGTGTTTCACACATAGGAGTTAATCAAGGAGAAAAAATTAGCATCACTTTGTCTCTTTCATTAAAAACAGTGCCCAAATTTTACATTCTGTGTGTTGTATTCTTCTTTAAAGTCGGGTAACAAAACAGCACTGCGGACTTCAAAGAGTATCAGGACACTTTACTGCTGCTTTGAGCGATAACCTCTCCATGATGTCATGGAAAACGAGAATTGCGTTTTACTACAGGGGAGATCAGCCCCCATACAACAGTTCTGCAATGGACCAGTTTCTcagcacgcacgcacacacacagacacacacagacacacgcacgcacgcacgcacgcacacacacacacacacacacacacacacacacacacacacacacacacacattagttcctgtcAAAACCAGTAGAGAGATGTGACTTCAGTATTTTAAGAGTTACTGATGTGTCCTGACTATTAAACACTCAATCAGCCCTTTAGAAGAGTGTTGATCTGGTACTTTCTCACATGTGTGTGTAGcagattttaaatgtaaactGATCCATAAACGAAAATCTGTTATAAACTGCAactctgtgggttttttttttctatattatgATTTCAATGAATCTACTGCACCACAAGAGCAAACAACTTATaagtacagtactgtatgtggccaCAGTGCACCAATGCAGGTTAAATCCACTTCAAGAAACAAGTCAGAGCATCACAACATAACCTCCTGTTAGACAGTCACAGCACTGAATCGTGTCTAATGAATACATCAGCTTACCAAAGCCAGCGGTGTGCATGGATCAGGTGCACTGAGATCCAGTCAAACTCCCTGGTGCTCAGCTTCCCCTGCGGAGCACGGTAGCATATTAGCACAAGTCCCTTAACAATCCCTGTCCCTCTCTGGGATTGGCTCTCTCCACTGGAGTACTCCCAGCCTGTGTGTCCCTCTGTACCCTCCTGTGCTCTCCTCTTTCCCCTCTTGATGCAGCAGAGGCtctggcgtgtgtgtgtgtgtgtgtgtgtgtgtgtgtgtgtgtgtgtgtgtgtgtgtgtgtgtgtgtgtgtgtgtgtgtgtgtgtgtgtgtgtgtgtgtgtgtgtgtgtgtgcgtgtgtgtgagcccCCCTTCAGCAGCAGACTGAGCCGACCGGTCGTGGGAGTTGCGCTCTTTCTCTGGTTGAGCCTGCAAATGCAGCACGGAGGACCTTTGCCAGTTTCTCAGCTGTATGCAGTATTGATGAAGTTGCTGAGGGGATGCTAACACAGCATGAATTCTCACCGTCCCctgctctctccctcccacccctgctctctctttcccaaacacatcctctctctctctctctctctctctctctctctctctctctctctctctctctctctctctctctctctctctctctctctctctctctctctctctctctctctctctctgttcagaTCCTTTCAGCCTCGCCTTCAGATGTCAAAGACATGAATTGCCAGTTAAACCAGATCAAAGACTTGCTGCCCTCCCCACTGGTCTGACTGCCCACTTATCACACTGCATTGTGCTGCTTAAGGAATAAATTGTTAAAACTTAACACTCTATTACATTTATCGTGACCGCCAGGAGACATAGCTATACTTCAGACTGCAATACACTATAAACAATGAAGCAGCTCttactgtacagtgtgtgtgtgtgtgtgtgtgtgtgtgtgtgtgtgtgtgtgtgtgtgtgtgtgtgtgtgtgtgtgtgtgtgtgttacactgtaaaaaaaaaatgcaattgtaattttacaggaaatgttctgttttatttcacagaCGTTCCctttttctatctatctatcttatatatatatttgtgtgtgtgtgtgtgtgtgtgtgtgtgtgtgtttgtgtgtgtgtgtgtgtgtgtgtgtgtttgtgtgttatgcTATAACATAAGTTTCAGGTTATACCATGATActgatccttttttcttttcatggcGTGGCAGCAATACACTTCTCTTTACATTATACTTTCTCTTAAGATTTGCACCTGTAGATGTATGTGTCAAATCTTCAACAGTGTCAGCTGAATATTAAGGtcattaaggttattttttaacttATCATTATTTCTCCCGTAGTGTTTCtacttttatttcagtcaaAATTCCTTTCTAAGGAATttttaaggaataaaaaaaataaatgagtcaGTGCCTcacattattttaatagtttatgAAAGCTTTTACTCTCTCTTCAAAGCTGCGTCACTTGATGTGGACAATCTCTCAAATTATAGAAAGGTATTTGATACGTTTGGGGACAAACTGActtataaataaacacacacaagcagtcatgcagttttcatgttgttttagtgaaatattgttCTTGTTCATGATTGTCACACGAATAGAGCTACTGACATATTCCACATGTAATTTGGTGATCTGATCACTCAAGTCCACAAGCTGACAGGCCTCCATATGAAGTGCATACATGTGAAGATAACACACAGCTCTATAAAACCTCTGTCTTCAGGTAGTGCTGCGCCCTGTGTTTCACCTGGGGGCTGTTTGGCACGCTTGGTGGCCGCTGGTCAAAGTCTCCCATGCACACAGCAACAAAGAAGAGGGTCCCTCCGATGGCTAGTGCCAGACTTCCAAACCATCCAGAGAACATTGCCTCTCCATACTCCCAGCGTGGCATCACATCAGGAAAACCCTCATCCCAGAAGTCCACCACAGTGGTATAGGCCACAATAGAGACAGGAGCCAGGGTGGTGAGCCCTGACATCCAGGACAGCACCCCGGCGAGAATGAGGAGCCCCCTCCTCAGCTGAGGTTTGCCCAAACACATCTCAACCCCTTCCAGTCCTGGAAAGGCGACCAGCAGAGCTAAAGCTCCAGTTCCTAGAGACACTGACATGAGCACCCTGGAGATCTGCAGGTCCATAGGCAATCCCAGGACGGACTCGTAGGCCTTGCATTGCACTCCTACCTCCTCAGTGTAGAGACAGGTGTGCCACA harbors:
- the cldn26 gene encoding putative claudin-24, coding for MVFLTTTMMQRTAVFVTFGGLVTSLITTFLPLWKTMNSDLNEVENWYSGLWHTCLYTEEVGVQCKAYESVLGLPMDLQISRVLMSVSLGTGALALLVAFPGLEGVEMCLGKPQLRRGLLILAGVLSWMSGLTTLAPVSIVAYTTVVDFWDEGFPDVMPRWEYGEAMFSGWFGSLALAIGGTLFFVAVCMGDFDQRPPSVPNSPQVKHRAQHYLKTEVL